A genomic window from Sulfurospirillum multivorans DSM 12446 includes:
- a CDS encoding CoA-binding protein yields the protein MECDISNISMPGDAGIKDIFSMCKSIAIIGLSPDPTKDSHKVARYLQECGFKIYPIYPKEEMILGETVYRTLLEIPERVDMVNMFRKPEIADSLIEEVLKKGDVKVFWLQLGIVNNQACAKAHENGLIAVQNRCTKVEYERLMK from the coding sequence ATGGAATGCGACATTTCAAATATTAGCATGCCTGGTGATGCAGGCATAAAAGACATTTTTTCGATGTGTAAGAGTATTGCCATTATTGGTTTATCTCCTGATCCTACCAAAGATAGCCATAAAGTGGCACGCTACTTGCAAGAATGTGGGTTTAAAATCTATCCGATTTATCCTAAAGAGGAGATGATTTTAGGTGAAACCGTTTACCGAACTCTTTTAGAGATTCCCGAACGTGTGGATATGGTAAATATGTTTCGAAAGCCTGAAATCGCCGATAGTTTGATCGAAGAGGTTTTAAAAAAAGGTGATGTGAAAGTCTTTTGGTTGCAATTGGGCATCGTCAATAATCAAGCGTGTGCCAAAGCACATGAAAACGGCCTCATTGCCGTACAAAATCGATGCACCAAAGTAGAATATGAAAGGTTAATGAAATAA
- a CDS encoding MFS transporter, with product MKPETLPTFQKNPIIIIALITAVCLVGDSMLYVVLPTHFEEAGLTSLWQVGILLSINRLVRLPLNPLIGWLYTKISARTGVLIAVLLAFGTTLSYGLIQGFIGLLIARCFWGVAWGFLRLGAYFTILEYATDATRGKSMGLYNGLYRLGSLVGMLIGGFLADFYGLTTTSVIFSLVTLCALPVVFIVIKPTSQGMVAHHVEDERHFSLWSNRTVLSVLGIGMFFALIYQGIVTSTLSYLINIHNGSVVLIFGCLIGASSLAGILQAIRWGFEPFLAPLFGSLTDGKAGRYPLLLISTLLASILFALVSFDLPLWLWIGVLLLLQATATSLTTIADALAADTASNGAKIKIMTTYSLLIDFGAALGPMLAYVMNQFVHPYASFWFASLILLGTTLVCAKRWLKQK from the coding sequence ATGAAACCCGAAACGCTTCCCACTTTTCAGAAAAATCCTATCATTATTATCGCACTTATTACCGCTGTCTGCTTAGTGGGCGATTCTATGCTCTACGTTGTTTTACCTACGCACTTTGAAGAAGCTGGGCTTACTTCGTTATGGCAAGTAGGCATTCTTTTATCCATCAACCGCTTAGTCAGACTCCCACTCAATCCTCTTATCGGCTGGCTTTACACGAAAATTAGCGCGCGCACAGGCGTTTTGATCGCGGTTTTGTTGGCATTTGGAACGACTCTTTCGTATGGTTTAATTCAAGGATTTATTGGACTTTTGATTGCGCGTTGTTTTTGGGGCGTTGCGTGGGGATTTTTAAGGTTAGGTGCTTATTTTACGATTTTAGAATATGCAACCGATGCGACGAGAGGTAAAAGTATGGGGCTTTACAATGGCTTGTATCGCCTTGGAAGCTTAGTGGGCATGTTGATTGGAGGATTTTTAGCAGATTTTTATGGCTTAACCACCACATCGGTGATCTTTAGTCTTGTTACCCTTTGCGCGTTACCCGTTGTTTTTATCGTTATTAAACCAACATCCCAAGGTATGGTGGCGCACCACGTCGAAGATGAACGACACTTTTCACTGTGGAGCAATCGTACGGTCTTATCGGTTTTAGGCATTGGGATGTTTTTTGCGCTCATTTACCAAGGAATTGTGACATCAACACTCTCGTATCTGATTAATATTCATAATGGTTCGGTGGTATTGATCTTTGGCTGCCTCATTGGTGCTTCATCACTTGCAGGTATTCTCCAAGCAATTCGTTGGGGATTTGAGCCTTTTTTAGCCCCTCTGTTTGGCAGCTTAACCGATGGAAAAGCCGGTCGGTACCCTTTGCTTTTGATTTCAACGCTCTTAGCGAGTATTCTCTTTGCACTCGTCTCGTTTGATCTGCCCCTTTGGTTATGGATCGGCGTACTTCTTTTGTTACAAGCTACCGCTACATCGCTTACCACCATTGCCGATGCTTTGGCAGCCGATACGGCCAGTAATGGTGCCAAAATCAAAATTATGACGACCTACTCATTGCTTATAGACTTTGGTGCAGCACTTGGACCAATGCTGGCGTATGTCATGAACCAGTTTGTGCATCCTTATGCCTCTTTTTGGTTCGCATCGTTGATTTTATTGGGTACGACTTTGGTCTGTGCTAAGCGTTGGTTGAAGCAAAAATAA
- the ppsA gene encoding phosphoenolpyruvate synthase has protein sequence MRYIRFFNELHLSDIALVGGKNASLGEMYQKLSTKGIRVPNGFATTSDAYRLLLKENGIDAKIQASLKNLDCADTLALQTCGHTIRELILNATLPEQLSKELQSAYHMLSQEYGSEHIDVAVRSSGTAEDLPDASFAGQQETFLNIDTPEKLLQSVKQCYASLFTDRAISYRSSRGFDHFKVALSVGIQKMVRSDKASSGVMFSIDTESGSENIILINAIWGLGENVVSGKVNADEFFVFKPTLKQGLNTILKRSLGSKKEKMLYSEATHTINVPTTPHEQNSFCITESEVLQLARHALIIEEYYKRPMDIEWAKDGLDGKLYIVQARPETVQSKLQNHISIEKYTLDSTKEAKLLTSGRAVGDKIGSGKVNVIHTTSEFARFNEGDVLVADTTNPDWEPIMKKASALITNRGSRTCHAAIVAREIGVPAVVGCGNATEVLSNTQKVTVSCAQGDEGYIYEGEIAFTCKTMDISSLKETKTKLMMNVGNPAEAFNLAKMPNDGVGLARMEFIMTHSINAHPMALVNMHKGNKVKDEEAIKAFMAPYRDAKEFFLQKISEGVGMIAAAFYPKPVIIRTSDFKSNEYRNMLGGLAYEAVEENPMIGFRGASRYYDESYKEAYAWECEALKRVRDDMGLTNVVIMLPFVRTPEEGAKVIGIMNAQGLVQGENGLKIYAMCEIPANVIIADAFLKIFDGYSIGSNDLTQLVLGVDRESGMIAHIFDERNPAVTKMLKMAIEACKAHGKYIGICGQAPSDYPEITEFLVKNGIDSISLNPDSLYKMHQVVEALEAKLT, from the coding sequence ATGCGTTACATTCGATTCTTCAATGAACTTCACCTCAGTGATATCGCCCTTGTGGGCGGTAAAAATGCCAGTCTTGGCGAAATGTACCAAAAATTATCAACCAAAGGCATTCGTGTTCCCAATGGTTTTGCAACCACGAGTGATGCGTATCGTCTGTTACTTAAAGAAAATGGCATCGATGCAAAAATCCAAGCATCCCTCAAAAATCTCGATTGTGCCGATACGCTTGCTCTGCAAACGTGTGGTCATACCATTCGCGAGCTCATCTTAAATGCTACGCTTCCTGAACAGCTGAGTAAAGAGCTACAAAGTGCTTATCATATGCTCTCACAAGAGTATGGCTCAGAACATATCGATGTCGCTGTGCGCTCCTCAGGCACGGCTGAAGATCTTCCCGATGCCAGTTTTGCAGGACAACAAGAGACCTTTTTAAACATTGACACACCTGAAAAACTTTTGCAAAGTGTGAAGCAGTGCTATGCTTCTTTGTTTACGGATCGTGCTATTAGTTACCGTAGCAGTCGAGGGTTTGATCATTTTAAGGTTGCGCTTTCTGTGGGAATTCAAAAGATGGTTCGAAGCGATAAAGCAAGCAGTGGCGTTATGTTTAGCATTGACACCGAGAGTGGCTCAGAAAATATCATCTTAATCAATGCTATCTGGGGATTGGGCGAAAATGTGGTCAGTGGTAAAGTCAATGCCGATGAATTTTTTGTTTTTAAACCAACCCTTAAACAAGGGCTCAATACGATTTTAAAACGCTCTTTGGGCAGTAAAAAAGAGAAAATGCTCTACAGCGAAGCAACCCATACCATCAATGTTCCAACAACACCGCACGAGCAAAATAGCTTCTGCATCACTGAGAGCGAAGTGCTACAATTAGCGCGTCATGCACTCATTATTGAGGAGTATTACAAACGCCCGATGGATATTGAGTGGGCAAAAGATGGGTTGGATGGTAAACTCTACATCGTCCAAGCGCGCCCTGAAACGGTGCAGAGCAAGCTTCAAAACCATATTTCCATCGAAAAATATACACTTGATAGCACTAAAGAGGCAAAGCTTCTCACCTCAGGTCGCGCTGTGGGCGATAAAATAGGCAGTGGAAAAGTTAACGTCATCCACACGACCTCCGAATTTGCTCGCTTTAACGAGGGAGATGTTTTGGTTGCCGATACGACCAACCCTGATTGGGAACCTATCATGAAAAAAGCTTCCGCGCTCATTACCAACCGAGGCAGCCGAACCTGTCATGCCGCCATCGTTGCACGTGAGATCGGTGTGCCTGCGGTCGTAGGATGTGGCAATGCCACCGAAGTGCTCAGTAACACTCAAAAAGTCACCGTCAGCTGTGCGCAGGGCGATGAAGGCTATATCTATGAAGGTGAAATTGCCTTTACATGTAAAACGATGGATATAAGCTCCCTTAAAGAGACAAAGACAAAACTCATGATGAATGTGGGCAATCCAGCCGAAGCGTTCAATCTTGCCAAAATGCCCAATGATGGCGTCGGACTGGCTCGTATGGAGTTTATTATGACGCATTCCATCAATGCCCATCCGATGGCACTGGTGAATATGCACAAAGGCAATAAGGTCAAAGATGAAGAAGCCATCAAAGCCTTTATGGCTCCTTATCGTGATGCTAAAGAGTTTTTCTTGCAAAAGATCAGCGAAGGTGTGGGCATGATTGCTGCGGCATTTTACCCTAAACCCGTCATCATTCGCACGAGTGATTTTAAAAGCAATGAATACCGCAATATGCTAGGAGGTCTAGCTTACGAGGCCGTCGAAGAAAACCCCATGATAGGGTTTCGTGGGGCAAGTCGCTATTACGATGAAAGTTATAAAGAGGCATATGCATGGGAGTGTGAAGCGCTTAAGCGCGTGCGAGACGATATGGGACTAACCAATGTTGTCATCATGCTTCCGTTTGTGCGAACACCCGAAGAAGGGGCAAAAGTCATTGGCATTATGAACGCGCAAGGTTTGGTGCAAGGGGAAAATGGACTTAAAATTTACGCGATGTGCGAGATACCTGCCAATGTGATCATTGCCGATGCGTTTTTGAAAATCTTTGATGGCTATTCGATTGGATCGAATGATCTGACACAGCTTGTTTTAGGGGTAGACAGAGAGAGTGGGATGATCGCACATATTTTCGATGAGCGTAATCCTGCCGTGACAAAAATGCTGAAAATGGCAATCGAAGCATGTAAAGCACACGGTAAATACATCGGTATTTGCGGGCAAGCGCCTTCTGATTACCCTGAAATTACGGAGTTTTTGGTGAAAAATGGGATCGATTCGATCTCACTCAATCCTGATTCACTGTACAAAATGCACCAAGTGGTGGAAGCGTTGGAAGCGAAACTGACTTAG
- a CDS encoding FKBP-type peptidyl-prolyl cis-trans isomerase codes for MIITKNCLVTLDYTVFDTENNLLDSGVTPLVYLHGGYGDVFEKIEKTLEGKSVGESIHIQLSPKEAFGEYKQEFVLIEERTMFEDDLEVGQNVEMVFSEDDESEIMLTYAVVEILEDRVILDANHPLSGLSIIFDGTVIGVRDATSDEIEKRLLGNEEESLVAYQD; via the coding sequence TTGATTATCACTAAAAACTGCCTTGTAACCCTTGACTACACTGTTTTTGACACGGAAAACAACCTTTTGGACAGTGGCGTTACACCGCTTGTTTATCTGCATGGAGGGTACGGCGATGTTTTTGAAAAAATCGAAAAAACACTTGAGGGTAAAAGTGTGGGAGAAAGTATTCACATTCAACTTTCACCCAAAGAGGCATTTGGAGAGTACAAGCAAGAGTTTGTTTTAATCGAAGAGCGCACGATGTTTGAAGATGATTTGGAAGTCGGGCAAAATGTTGAAATGGTCTTTAGTGAAGATGATGAGAGCGAGATCATGTTAACATACGCGGTGGTTGAAATCCTAGAAGATCGCGTGATTTTAGATGCCAACCATCCTCTCTCAGGTCTTAGCATCATCTTTGATGGCACTGTCATCGGAGTTCGAGATGCAACCAGTGATGAAATTGAGAAAAGACTCCTCGGGAATGAAGAAGAGTCTTTAGTCGCATACCAAGACTAA
- a CDS encoding methyl-accepting chemotaxis protein, whose protein sequence is MFLNQIKIKTKGWFLAIGTLCGFMANIILVSLLITGTERLILIAGSVFGMVFFFIFTRVMVISMTNSIDALSTITLDLAKGSGDLTKRIQINSKDEIAALSENINQFIEKIHQTVVASTKTSTESASMAHQFSSISHEVDKRMVAERDFVKQTKDLGDAMKTTLEQNTLNATQTSENILNASKTLNTTAQEIKHLVANIQQASEVESHTSERLQQLSQDANQVKNVLTVISDIADQTNLLALNAAIEAARAGEHGRGFAVVADEVRNLAERTQRSLTEINATINVIVQNIMDASGQMSENYKFIEQMANNSEEVELKISTTEAIIKEASDASQIASEVSQRLSLNTATIIKNIGQIYESSLQNSSDVKNLNASSDELLNLSNTLASKLALFKI, encoded by the coding sequence ATGTTTCTTAATCAAATTAAGATTAAAACAAAAGGTTGGTTTTTAGCAATCGGAACCTTATGTGGTTTTATGGCAAATATTATCTTAGTCTCACTTCTGATCACAGGAACAGAACGACTGATATTAATTGCAGGGTCTGTTTTTGGGATGGTCTTTTTCTTTATTTTTACGCGTGTTATGGTCATCAGTATGACCAATTCAATCGATGCGCTCTCTACTATTACGCTCGATCTCGCCAAAGGAAGCGGTGATCTTACCAAGCGCATTCAAATCAATTCAAAAGATGAAATCGCAGCTTTATCTGAAAATATCAATCAGTTTATTGAAAAAATTCACCAAACGGTGGTAGCTTCAACGAAAACATCAACCGAGAGTGCTTCGATGGCACATCAATTTTCAAGCATATCCCATGAAGTCGATAAACGTATGGTTGCAGAGCGCGATTTTGTCAAACAGACCAAAGATTTGGGCGATGCGATGAAAACAACGCTGGAGCAAAATACGCTCAATGCAACACAAACGAGTGAAAATATCTTAAATGCGTCTAAAACACTCAACACTACAGCCCAAGAGATCAAACATTTGGTTGCCAATATTCAACAAGCTTCCGAGGTTGAATCGCATACATCTGAGCGCTTGCAACAGCTCAGCCAAGATGCCAATCAAGTGAAAAATGTCCTCACCGTCATCTCCGATATTGCCGATCAGACCAATCTTTTGGCGCTCAACGCAGCTATTGAAGCTGCGCGTGCGGGAGAGCATGGTCGTGGGTTTGCCGTTGTGGCGGATGAAGTGCGAAATTTGGCGGAGCGCACCCAACGCAGTCTTACGGAGATTAATGCGACCATTAATGTCATTGTTCAAAACATTATGGATGCGAGTGGTCAGATGAGTGAAAATTATAAATTTATTGAACAAATGGCGAACAATTCTGAAGAGGTTGAGCTTAAAATTAGCACCACGGAAGCCATTATCAAAGAGGCATCAGATGCTTCGCAGATCGCGTCAGAGGTATCTCAGCGTCTTTCGCTCAATACGGCGACAATTATTAAAAATATTGGTCAGATTTACGAATCATCCTTGCAAAATAGCAGCGATGTGAAAAACCTCAATGCCTCATCCGATGAGCTTCTCAATCTCTCCAACACCCTTGCTTCAAAGCTAGCACTCTTTAAGATTTAG
- a CDS encoding B12-binding domain-containing radical SAM protein, giving the protein MKEILLTTFNARYAHTSIAQRYLFANLEELQERAKIVEFVINSQVVDAAEEILRYQPKIVGIGAYIWNALEVQELISILKKVAPQILIILGGPEASHFPHRVDFSKADYIIQGEGDIAFYQLCKTLLEGALPPERVIKAPMVNLSAIKLPYDYYTDHDIKNRYCYVEASRGCPFTCEFCLSSADKKVRDLEITRFIAELEKLWLRGVRNFKFIDRTFNLSIENATKLLDFFLSKTEIYFVHFEVIPDHFPSVLREKIAQFPPAALQLEVGIQTLDPEISKNIHRRLNIPKIEENLAFLQNETHAHLHVDLIIGLPGESLEGFGRNLDKLYSLTQCEIQIGILKKLSGTTISRHDEIYGMEYSDKPPYDILQNDLIPFDQMQKMKRFARFWDMIYNSGNFKKSATYLWREGKVYEGFYAFSEWLYTQTKSTWQISLDRLAELIFRYLCEVMKHEEVILKASLIEDIMTVRGRKMPSFLRDNYLPEEAQKEGSLKHNKRQLKHVTS; this is encoded by the coding sequence ATGAAAGAAATTCTCTTAACCACGTTTAACGCGCGCTATGCACACACCTCCATCGCACAACGCTATTTGTTTGCAAATCTTGAAGAGCTTCAAGAAAGAGCGAAAATAGTGGAGTTTGTCATCAACTCTCAAGTGGTCGATGCCGCCGAAGAAATTTTGAGGTACCAGCCCAAAATCGTAGGTATTGGTGCGTATATTTGGAATGCTTTGGAGGTGCAAGAGCTTATAAGCATTCTTAAAAAAGTTGCGCCTCAAATTCTCATCATTTTAGGAGGTCCCGAAGCGAGCCATTTTCCGCATCGTGTGGATTTTAGCAAAGCAGATTATATCATCCAAGGGGAGGGTGATATTGCTTTTTATCAGCTTTGTAAAACACTTTTAGAAGGAGCGCTACCGCCAGAGCGTGTTATTAAAGCGCCTATGGTTAATTTAAGCGCCATCAAACTTCCCTATGATTATTACACAGACCACGATATTAAAAACCGATACTGTTACGTGGAAGCGAGTCGTGGATGCCCGTTTACCTGCGAGTTTTGTCTCTCTTCAGCGGATAAAAAAGTGCGTGATCTAGAGATAACACGCTTTATTGCAGAACTTGAAAAACTCTGGCTTCGTGGGGTGCGCAATTTTAAGTTTATCGACCGAACATTTAACTTAAGCATTGAAAATGCAACGAAACTTTTGGACTTTTTTCTCTCAAAAACGGAAATATATTTTGTCCATTTTGAAGTCATACCCGACCATTTTCCCTCCGTTCTTCGTGAAAAAATAGCACAATTTCCTCCAGCAGCACTGCAACTGGAAGTGGGCATTCAAACGCTTGATCCTGAAATATCGAAAAATATCCACCGACGCCTCAACATACCAAAGATTGAAGAGAATCTTGCCTTCTTGCAAAATGAGACGCATGCCCATTTACATGTAGACTTGATTATCGGTCTGCCAGGGGAGAGTTTGGAGGGGTTTGGGCGCAATTTAGATAAGCTCTATTCGCTGACACAGTGTGAGATTCAAATTGGAATTCTTAAAAAGCTCTCAGGTACAACGATTTCAAGGCATGATGAGATTTACGGTATGGAATACTCTGACAAACCGCCGTATGATATTTTGCAAAATGATCTGATTCCTTTTGATCAGATGCAAAAGATGAAGCGTTTTGCGCGCTTTTGGGACATGATCTACAACAGTGGCAATTTCAAAAAAAGTGCCACCTATTTGTGGCGCGAAGGTAAGGTGTATGAAGGCTTTTACGCCTTTAGTGAATGGCTTTATACGCAAACAAAATCAACATGGCAAATTTCGCTGGATCGTTTAGCGGAGTTGATCTTTCGGTATCTTTGTGAGGTGATGAAACACGAAGAAGTGATCCTAAAAGCTAGTTTGATTGAAGATATTATGACGGTACGTGGACGTAAAATGCCCTCTTTCTTACGTGATAATTATCTTCCAGAAGAGGCTCAAAAAGAAGGTTCATTAAAACACAATAAGCGACAGTTAAAACATGTCACATCTTAA
- a CDS encoding amino acid ABC transporter ATP-binding protein translates to MKDRKEIIEIKNLNKWYGDFHVLKDVNLTINKGEIIVVCGPSGSGKSTLIRCINYLEQFQEGSIIVDGIELVNDVKKIKAIREEVAMVFQHFNLFPHLTILDNLTLAPIWVKKTPRKEAEATAMKYLERVGIANQAHKYPNQLSGGQQQRVAIARSLCKNPKIMLFDEPTSALDPEMVAEVLDVMIELAREDKTMVCVTHEMGFAKKVADRIIFMDAGQIVEENTPEEFFQNPESDRLKLFLEQILSH, encoded by the coding sequence ATGAAAGATAGAAAAGAAATTATAGAAATTAAAAACTTAAACAAGTGGTACGGTGATTTTCACGTCTTAAAAGATGTCAACTTAACCATCAATAAAGGTGAAATTATCGTTGTCTGTGGACCTTCAGGTTCGGGTAAATCAACGCTCATTCGTTGTATCAACTATCTTGAGCAGTTTCAAGAAGGTAGTATCATTGTGGATGGTATTGAGCTTGTGAATGATGTTAAGAAAATTAAAGCGATTCGTGAAGAGGTTGCCATGGTGTTTCAACACTTCAACCTTTTCCCGCATTTAACCATCCTCGATAACCTCACGCTTGCGCCTATTTGGGTTAAAAAGACGCCACGCAAAGAGGCAGAAGCGACTGCGATGAAGTATTTGGAGCGTGTAGGTATTGCCAATCAAGCACACAAATACCCTAACCAGCTCTCAGGTGGACAACAACAACGTGTTGCGATTGCTCGAAGTTTGTGTAAAAACCCTAAAATTATGCTCTTTGATGAACCAACTTCCGCACTTGACCCCGAAATGGTAGCCGAAGTTTTGGATGTTATGATAGAATTAGCGCGCGAAGATAAAACGATGGTCTGTGTAACGCACGAAATGGGTTTTGCAAAAAAGGTAGCCGATAGGATTATCTTTATGGATGCAGGTCAAATCGTCGAGGAAAATACACCTGAGGAGTTTTTCCAAAACCCTGAGTCAGACCGTCTAAAACTCTTTTTGGAGCAAATCTTATCGCACTAA
- the trmA gene encoding tRNA (uridine(54)-C5)-methyltransferase TrmA, with protein sequence MECSYFGKCGSCTLYTLDYEAQVEHKKAQMQTLFKPLHVNTFEYFQTPSEHYRGRSEFRIWKEGDTISYAMGSFDKKGAVCIETCPKVELKIYTLMPALLKQIETSTMLREKLFAIEFLASSEHLLVTLIYHKPLHGEWDEAAKVLEKAFGILIIGRSRGMKRLLTQDFVEDRFEIAGKAYRYHIIEGGFSQPNRLMNQKMISWVLSHLENCEDLLELYCGYGNFTIPMAQKFQKVLATEISKTSIKSALQNCELNDVHNIAFLRMSAEELTSALKKEREYNRLAGINLEEYHFSHVFVDPPRSGMDEASLAFISQFENIIYISCNPETLKRDLEVLTKQYAILHFALFDQFPNTEHLESGVILKRL encoded by the coding sequence ATGGAGTGTTCGTATTTTGGGAAATGTGGTAGTTGTACGCTGTATACATTGGACTATGAGGCGCAAGTTGAGCATAAAAAAGCACAGATGCAGACGTTATTTAAACCTTTACATGTAAACACATTTGAGTACTTCCAAACACCCTCAGAACACTACCGTGGACGCTCTGAATTCCGCATCTGGAAAGAGGGCGATACGATCAGTTATGCTATGGGTTCCTTCGATAAGAAAGGGGCTGTATGTATAGAAACATGCCCTAAAGTTGAGTTGAAAATCTATACATTGATGCCAGCGCTTCTCAAACAAATAGAAACTTCCACCATGCTTCGCGAGAAGCTTTTTGCGATTGAATTCTTAGCTTCCTCCGAGCATCTTTTGGTCACGCTCATCTACCACAAACCTTTACATGGTGAATGGGATGAAGCAGCCAAAGTGTTGGAAAAAGCGTTTGGTATTTTGATTATTGGGCGTAGTCGCGGCATGAAACGTCTCCTTACACAAGATTTTGTGGAAGATCGTTTTGAAATTGCTGGAAAAGCGTATCGCTACCATATCATCGAAGGAGGCTTTTCCCAACCCAATCGCTTGATGAATCAAAAAATGATCAGCTGGGTGCTCAGTCATCTTGAAAATTGTGAAGATTTATTGGAGCTTTACTGCGGTTATGGGAACTTCACGATTCCCATGGCGCAGAAATTTCAAAAGGTTTTAGCCACTGAGATTTCTAAAACGTCCATCAAATCAGCACTTCAAAACTGTGAACTCAATGACGTCCATAACATCGCATTTTTACGCATGAGCGCTGAAGAGTTAACGTCTGCTTTGAAAAAAGAGCGTGAATACAACCGCTTGGCGGGCATCAATTTAGAAGAGTACCATTTTAGTCATGTCTTTGTCGATCCTCCTCGTTCGGGGATGGATGAGGCGAGCTTAGCATTTATCTCTCAGTTTGAAAACATCATCTATATTTCATGCAATCCCGAGACACTTAAACGCGATTTGGAAGTGTTAACCAAGCAGTACGCCATCCTCCATTTTGCCTTGTTCGATCAATTCCCGAACACTGAGCATTTGGAGTCTGGCGTCATTTTAAAACGCCTTTAG
- the ilvA gene encoding threonine ammonia-lyase translates to MIALSEIVKAKRQLANVVTKTPCALAPHLSEEVGAQVYLKKENLQITGAYKLRGAYNKIASLTKEERAQGVIAASAGNHAQGVAYSARSFGISATIVMPEATPLLKVTGTKALGAEVILSGDNYDEAYAYALTYAKEHGLTFIHPFEDDIVIAGQGTVALEMIDEINDLDIIVVPIGGGGLISGMASAIKQIDPKIRVIGVNASGAPAMCESFYAKKAINSKSVRTIADGIAVRDVSVSNLEHILECVDEVVTVDDEEIAAAILFLLERQKLVVEGGGAASVAAIMHQKFNFTKNMKIGAVLSGGNIDVQMLSVIIEKGLIKSHRKMKLVITLIDKPGSLMRLTDLFKNANANIIQIDYDRFSTNLSYGDAQITIMLETKGIEHQKMIGSLLEAAGYAFKEEV, encoded by the coding sequence ATGATAGCTCTTAGTGAAATAGTCAAAGCAAAACGACAACTGGCCAATGTGGTCACAAAAACACCTTGCGCACTTGCTCCTCATTTGAGTGAAGAAGTAGGCGCACAGGTTTATCTCAAAAAAGAGAATCTCCAAATTACAGGAGCGTATAAACTCAGAGGTGCTTACAATAAAATCGCCTCTCTCACCAAAGAAGAGCGTGCTCAAGGCGTGATTGCGGCGAGTGCGGGAAACCATGCTCAAGGCGTTGCTTACTCGGCTCGAAGTTTTGGCATTTCTGCCACCATCGTTATGCCCGAAGCGACTCCTCTTTTAAAAGTAACAGGGACAAAAGCCTTAGGGGCTGAAGTGATTTTGAGTGGCGATAATTACGATGAAGCGTATGCGTATGCGCTCACCTACGCCAAAGAGCACGGATTGACGTTTATTCACCCGTTTGAAGATGACATCGTCATCGCAGGGCAAGGCACCGTTGCATTAGAGATGATCGATGAGATCAATGATCTTGACATTATCGTTGTTCCTATCGGTGGAGGAGGGCTCATCAGTGGTATGGCTTCTGCCATCAAGCAGATCGATCCTAAAATCAGAGTCATTGGTGTCAATGCTTCGGGGGCACCCGCGATGTGTGAATCGTTTTATGCCAAAAAAGCGATCAACTCTAAAAGTGTACGCACCATTGCTGATGGTATCGCCGTACGCGATGTGAGTGTGTCCAATTTGGAGCATATCTTAGAGTGTGTGGATGAAGTGGTTACGGTGGACGATGAAGAGATTGCAGCGGCTATTCTGTTTTTGCTTGAACGTCAAAAACTGGTTGTTGAAGGTGGCGGTGCGGCGAGTGTTGCAGCCATTATGCACCAAAAATTTAACTTTACCAAAAATATGAAAATAGGTGCTGTACTTAGCGGTGGAAACATTGATGTTCAGATGCTCTCGGTGATTATCGAAAAAGGTTTGATCAAATCGCATCGTAAGATGAAGTTGGTGATTACACTTATCGATAAACCGGGCTCACTGATGCGTCTGACAGACCTGTTTAAAAATGCTAATGCCAATATTATTCAGATTGATTACGACCGATTTTCAACCAATCTTTCGTACGGTGATGCGCAAATTACGATTATGCTAGAAACCAAAGGGATTGAACATCAAAAGATGATCGGTTCACTTTTAGAAGCCGCAGGGTATGCTTTTAAAGAAGAGGTCTAA